From Rhodovibrio salinarum DSM 9154:
AGTATCACTCCTATAACGGTTCTTCCCGCTTCGAGGATGCGGGCGCGTACAAGGATCTGCGCGCGATGTTCTCGCTGCACCCGGAGCCGTTCACCGTGGTCGCCCGCGAGGGCAGCGGCATCGAGGACTTCGAGGACCTGAAGGGCAAGCGGGTCAACGTCGGCAACCCGGGCTCCGGTCAGCGCGCCACCATGGAGATCGCCATGGAGGCCATGGACTGGAGCATGGATGACTTCTCGCTCGCCTCCGAGTTGAAGGCTTCCGAGATGGCGCAGGCGTTGTGCGACAACAAGATCGACGCCTTCGTCTATGTGGTCGGCCACCCGTCCGGTTCGATCCAGGAGGCCACGACCACCTGTAACGCCCAGCTGGTCAACGTGAAGAACGAGCAGATCGAGAAGCTCGTGTCGGATCGGCCATACTACTCCTTCGCCACCATCCCGGGCGGCATGTACAACGCCAACCCGGACGATGTGACCACCTTCGGTGTGCGTGCGACCTTGGTCACCAGCGCGGACGTCAAGGACAAGGTGGCTTACGAGCTGGCCAAGGCCGTGTTCGAGAACTTCGACCAGTTCAAGTCGCTGCACCCGGCCTTCCAGGTCCTGAATAAGGAGGAGATGGTCAGCCAGTCGCTGTCCGCTCCGATCCACGAAGGGGCTCTGAAGTACTACAAGGAAGCTGGCCTGAAGTAAGTCAGCGACCTTGATCTGAGATGCAGACGGCCGCGTCCCGGCAAGCGGGGCGCGGCCGATCTGTACTGTGAAGAGGCGGCGTTGAAACGTCGGCGGATCTGCTTCGACAATGCGCGTCGCCGGTGCACGCGCTGGGTGACCTGGAGGCGTCATGGCGAGTTCGCAAAGCCCGCAGCAGGGCAAGGCGGCCGAGGATAAGAAGCTGGACGATCTGGTCGCGTCGACCGATACCGGCGCGCGCGATCCCGATAATTCCGCAGCCAAATGGACCATTCTCGGTGTTGCGCTGACTTGGTCGCTGTTCCAGCTGTGGTACGCCTCGCCGCTGCCGTTCATCCTGAACATCGCCATTTTGAATGACACGGAAGCGCGCGCCATACATCTGGCGTTCGCGATCTTCCTGGCGTTCACCGCCTATCCGACGCTGAAGAGTTCGCCCCGGAACAAGGTGCCGGTCCAGGACTGGCTGATTGCCGGCGTCGCGGCCTTCTGTGCCGCCTATCAGTTCTTTTTCTACGAGGCGCTGGCCGGGCGCGTTGGTCTGCCGACCTGGTACGATACTGTCGTTGCCTGTGTGGGCATGGTTTGTCTGCTGGAAGCGACGCGCCGGGCGCTTGGTCCGCCATTGATGATCGTCGCGCTGGTCTTCCTGGCGTACGTCTTTTTCGGCTCGTCTGAACTCGTGCCGAACGTGATTCAGTGGAAGGGCGCCTCGCTCGACAAGACGATGTGGCACCAGTGGCTGCAGACCGAGGGCGTGTTCGGGGTGCCGCTGGGTGTCTCGACCAGTTTCGTCTTCCTGTTCGTGCTGTTTGGCTCGCTGCTCGATAAAGCAGGGGCGGGTAACTACTTCATCCAGGTCGCTTTCGCGCTGCTGGGCCACCTGCGCGGTGGGCCGGCCAAGGCGGCCGTCGTCTCCTCCGCGATGACCGGTCTGATCTCCGGTTCCTCGATCGCCAACGTGGTCACCACCGGGACCTTCACGGTGCCATTGATGAAACGGGTCGGCTTCTCCAGCGAGAAGGCCGGCGCGGTCGAGGTTGGCTCCAGCGTCAATGGCCAGCTGATGCCTCCGGTGATGGGCGCGGCCGCCTTCCTGATGGTGGAATACGTCGGCATCCCCTATTTCCAGGTGATCAAGCACGCCTTTCTGCCGGCGGTGATCAGCTATATCGCGCTGCTCTATCTGGTCCACCTCGAGGCGCTGAAGGGCGACTTCCAGGCGCTGTCCAAGCCGCAGGAACCCAAGCCGGCGAAATGGATGCTGATCGCGCTCGGGCTGACCGTGGCGTCGATCGCGATCATCGCGGGGGCGGTTTACTGGCTGTTCGAGCTTGCCGGATTGCTGGCGCAGTCGTCCAACCTGCTGTGGGCGGTGGTTCTGATCGGCGCGCTGCAGATGGCGCTCTATTTCGGTGTCAGCCGCGCGGTGCCTGCCGACAGCCGCTGGAAGTTGGTGTCGACCGGCGCGATTATCGCCTGCAACGTCGTGATCGGGGCGTTCGGCGTCTATGGGCTGGTCAAGCTGGTCACCGCGCTGTTCGGCGGCGTGGCCGTCTATGTCATGGCGCTGCTGGTGTTCGCCGCCTATGCGGCGCTGGTCTGGTATGCCACCCGGGTGCCCGAACTGGAACTCGACGACCCCAACAAGCCGGTCTACCGCCTGCCCGAGGTGGGGCCGACGGTGAAGGCTGGTCTGTACTATCTGCCGCCGGTCGGCGTGCTCGTCTGGTGCTTGATGATCGAGCGGCTGTCGCCCGGCCTTTCGGCCTTCTGGGCGACCGCGTTCATGCTGTTCATCCTGGTGACGCAACGCCCGCTCAAGGCGTTCTTCCGCAAGTCCAGCGACTACGCCACGCAGATGAAGGCGTCCGGGATCGAACTGCTCGACGGTTTGATCGCCGGCGCGCGCAATATGATCGGCATCGGCGTCGCCACCGCGGCCGCCGGTATCATCGTCGGTACCGTGACCCTGACCGGCATTGGCCAGGTGATGACGGAGTTCGTCGAGCTGATCTCCGGCGGCAACATCATCCTGATGCTGCTGTTCACCGCCCTGTTGAGCCTGATCCTGGGCATGGGCCTGCCGACCACGGCGAACTATATCGTGGTCTCCTCGCTGATGGCGCCGGTGGTGGTGCAGCTCGGCTCCGAGGTCGGGCTGGTGGTGCCGCTGATTGCGGTGCACATGTTCGTCTTCTACTTCGGCATCATGGCCGATGTGACACCGCCGGTGGGGCTGGCCTCCTTCGCCGCGGCCGCCGTATCGGGCGGCGACCCGATCAAGACCGGCTTCACCGCGTTCTTCTATTCGCTGCGCACGGTGGTGCTGCCGTTCGTGTTCATCTTCAACACCGAGCTGTTGCTGATCGACGTCTCGGGGCCGATCGACTTTATCTTGGTGGTGAGTTCGGCGCTCGCCGGCATCCTGGTATTCGCGGCGGCGACGCAGGGCTACTTCGCCGCGCGCAGCAAGATCTGGGAAAGTGCGCTCCTGCTGCTGGTCGCCTTCACGCTGCTGCGGCCTGGCTACTGGATGGATCAGATGATCCCGCCCTACCGGACGGTCGACCCGACCCAGATCACCGAGCGCGCGGCCGAGGCGCCGGCCGGCGATTCCCTGCGCGTGGTGATCGAAGGCCTGACCATTGAAGGCGAAGAAGCGCGCAAGACCGTGCTCCTGCCACTGGGTCCGGCGGAGGGCAAGTCGGGTGTGCAGCGTCTGCAACACGCCGGTATCATGGTGCAGACGATGGGCGATCAGGTGCAGATCACCAATGTCGTCTTTAACTCGCCGGCGGAGAAGGCGGGCGTCGACTTCGGCTGGAAGGTGCGGGGTCTGCAGGTTCCCACCCAGCAGCCGCCAAAGGAACTGTTCTTCATTCCGGCGTTGGTGCTCCTGGGCGGCGTCTATCTGTTGCAGCGTCGGCGCAATCCCGGCCGTCCGGCGCCGAAGCCGCAACCCCAGGGCGCCGGCGCGGAATGACCGGCTAGGGGCGACCGATCCCCGATGACCGGTCAACGATAGAGGGTAACGGCATGTACAAAGACATCCTGGTTCCGGTCGACTTGGCCGAGGAAAACTCCTGGAAGGCCGCCGTGTCGCGGGCGGTCGAGCTGGCGCAGGCGTTCGGCAGCCGGCTGCACGTGCTCACCGTCGTGCCCGATTTCGGCGCCACGATGGTCGCGCAGTACTTCCCGCACGACTACGAACAGAAAATCGTCGAGGAGGCGCGCCAACGCCTGCATACATTCACCAGGGATCACGTGCCGGCCGGCGTCGAGGTGCAGCACCTGGTGGGGCACGGGCGCGTCTATGACGAGATCCTACGGATGGCCGAGGAAGCGGATTGCGATCTGATCTGCATGGCCTCGCACCGTCCCGAATTGCGCGATTATCTGCTGGGGCCGAACGCCGCACGCGTGGTTCGGCATTCGAAGCGCTCCGTCCTGGTGGTGCGCGACGCGCCGAACGGGTAGGCTGTTGGGATGGCGCTAGCGATTGGCAGCGCATCCGGGCGGCGGACGAAAGTAGGCGCAGGTGAACGTACAGGCGGAAACGAAGGCCGCGTCGGAAGGCGGCTTTGCGACAGTCGATTTGTCCCAGGTGGGTGACGCGGAGGTGGCCGCTCTGGGCGCTGCGGCGCGGCGGGTGCGTGAGATCGAGACGGACCTCGCGGTGCGCGGCGGCAACGTCGTGGCCCGTCTGTTGGCGGAGGCCGAGGCCTTTTACGAGTGGGACCA
This genomic window contains:
- a CDS encoding universal stress protein, whose translation is MYKDILVPVDLAEENSWKAAVSRAVELAQAFGSRLHVLTVVPDFGATMVAQYFPHDYEQKIVEEARQRLHTFTRDHVPAGVEVQHLVGHGRVYDEILRMAEEADCDLICMASHRPELRDYLLGPNAARVVRHSKRSVLVVRDAPNG
- a CDS encoding TAXI family TRAP transporter solute-binding subunit, which produces MKKLVITAAAVAVATGAWMAGTSSEALAQDDTNFVTIGTGGVTGVYYPAGGAICRLVNKDRDEHGIRCSVESTGGSVYNLNTIRAGELEFGVAQSDWQYHSYNGSSRFEDAGAYKDLRAMFSLHPEPFTVVAREGSGIEDFEDLKGKRVNVGNPGSGQRATMEIAMEAMDWSMDDFSLASELKASEMAQALCDNKIDAFVYVVGHPSGSIQEATTTCNAQLVNVKNEQIEKLVSDRPYYSFATIPGGMYNANPDDVTTFGVRATLVTSADVKDKVAYELAKAVFENFDQFKSLHPAFQVLNKEEMVSQSLSAPIHEGALKYYKEAGLK
- a CDS encoding TRAP transporter permease, which codes for MASSQSPQQGKAAEDKKLDDLVASTDTGARDPDNSAAKWTILGVALTWSLFQLWYASPLPFILNIAILNDTEARAIHLAFAIFLAFTAYPTLKSSPRNKVPVQDWLIAGVAAFCAAYQFFFYEALAGRVGLPTWYDTVVACVGMVCLLEATRRALGPPLMIVALVFLAYVFFGSSELVPNVIQWKGASLDKTMWHQWLQTEGVFGVPLGVSTSFVFLFVLFGSLLDKAGAGNYFIQVAFALLGHLRGGPAKAAVVSSAMTGLISGSSIANVVTTGTFTVPLMKRVGFSSEKAGAVEVGSSVNGQLMPPVMGAAAFLMVEYVGIPYFQVIKHAFLPAVISYIALLYLVHLEALKGDFQALSKPQEPKPAKWMLIALGLTVASIAIIAGAVYWLFELAGLLAQSSNLLWAVVLIGALQMALYFGVSRAVPADSRWKLVSTGAIIACNVVIGAFGVYGLVKLVTALFGGVAVYVMALLVFAAYAALVWYATRVPELELDDPNKPVYRLPEVGPTVKAGLYYLPPVGVLVWCLMIERLSPGLSAFWATAFMLFILVTQRPLKAFFRKSSDYATQMKASGIELLDGLIAGARNMIGIGVATAAAGIIVGTVTLTGIGQVMTEFVELISGGNIILMLLFTALLSLILGMGLPTTANYIVVSSLMAPVVVQLGSEVGLVVPLIAVHMFVFYFGIMADVTPPVGLASFAAAAVSGGDPIKTGFTAFFYSLRTVVLPFVFIFNTELLLIDVSGPIDFILVVSSALAGILVFAAATQGYFAARSKIWESALLLLVAFTLLRPGYWMDQMIPPYRTVDPTQITERAAEAPAGDSLRVVIEGLTIEGEEARKTVLLPLGPAEGKSGVQRLQHAGIMVQTMGDQVQITNVVFNSPAEKAGVDFGWKVRGLQVPTQQPPKELFFIPALVLLGGVYLLQRRRNPGRPAPKPQPQGAGAE